One segment of Cydia amplana chromosome 16, ilCydAmpl1.1, whole genome shotgun sequence DNA contains the following:
- the LOC134655141 gene encoding uncharacterized protein LOC134655141, giving the protein MAAAGVQQKMQRKPGYPVANCNIKMPDSVPLSEAVPCDDDTDQHQRRQRLINFGHAQWGFNNWSWTVNKQDLDFVDFANGKYCCGVAAFVCVSVKSFDIRRENVGYATCTAHLKGSAIHQARKCAVTNALRETLLSFGGSVATELMEMLEAHRAEPVPVPVPVALPLLPEQPENNQNLANKDPKISPLPKNIPRKEDVNPVNMRHPLPPAIKNVVQNPPLPVAKALPMPVNLPPAANRPPVPVAQRPSAPRPNSNVSFVLQPVMGAVPPLYAPQPRMPHVTPQHIYPNYYDYGPWHFTYESYDRHHGNVNLNFNIPPKNLVVNSRSGSVECKNACGVRPNGPEGEPIQYHPPPNQGCWIKPTIFYDGFWTEQKVKKWVAEQVEKQFPEDASQKSSSPSNSGQPDPKS; this is encoded by the exons ATGGCTGCAGCCGGTGTCCAACAGAAAATGCAGCGAAAACCGGGGTATCCAGTGGCCAATTGCAACATAAAAATG CCAGACAGTGTGCCACTCTCAGAGGCTGTGCCCTGTGACGACGACACTGACCAGCATCAGCGGAGGCAGCGGCTCATCAACTTTGGTCATGCACAGTGGGGCTTCAACAACTGGAGCTGGACTGTCAACAAACAGGATTTGG ATTTTGTGGACTTTGCAAATGGAAAGTACTGTTGTGGAGTAGCTGCGTTCGTGTGCGTGTCAGTCAAGTCGTTCGACATACGCAGAGAAAACGTCGGCTACGCAACTTGCACCGCGCATCTGAAAGGCTCCGCCATACATCAGGCTAGGAAG TGTGCAGTAACAAATGCCCTACGCGAGACGCTGCTCAGCTTCGGCGGCAGCGTGGCCACGGAGCTGATGGAGATGCTCGAGGCGCACCGAGCCGAGCCTGTACCCGTACCCGTGCCTGTAGCTCTACCACTACTACCTGAACAGCCCGAGAACAACCAGAACCTCGCCAACAAGGACCCCAAGATCTCCCCGCTGCCTAAAAACATCCCCAGAAAAGAAGATGTAAACCCGGTTAACATGAGGCATCCTCTCCCGCCTGCGATTAAGAATGTAGTCCAAAATCCTCCGCTGCCAGTCGCTAAGGCGCTCCCGATGCCAGTCAATCTGCCACCCGCTGCCAACAGACCACCAGTACCCGTTGCCCAGAGACCATCAGCGCCACGACCCAACTCTAATGTAAGTTTCGTGCTCCAACCTGTCATGGGAGCAGTCCCGCCTCTATACGCGCCCCAACCGCGAATGCCACACGTGACCCCTCAGCACATCTACCCCAACTACTACGACTACGGCCCCTGGCATTTCACCTATGAATCCTACGATCGACACCACGGTAATGTTAACCTAAATTTCAATATCCCGCCGAAGAACTTGGTGGTCAACAGCCGGTCGGGGTCCGTCGAATGTAAGAATGCTTGTGGAGTCCGCCCGAATGGTCCTGAAGGCGAACCTATCCAGTACCATCCTCCTCCAAACCAGGGGTGCTGGATTAAGCCCACTATTTTCTATGATGGGTTCTGGACGGAGCAGAAAGTCAAAAAGTGGGTAGCGGAACAGGTTGAGAAACAGTTTCCGGAGGATGCATCGCAGAAGTCCTCTTCGCCTAGTAATAGTGGTCAGCCGGACCCTAAGTCTTAA